The following coding sequences lie in one Pontibacter sp. G13 genomic window:
- the pnp gene encoding polyribonucleotide nucleotidyltransferase — translation MKEFRASTTLPDGREISIDTGALAKQADGAVVLTCGETMLLATVVARKEINLEVDFLPLSVDYMEKFAAAGRFPGGFFKRDGRMGESEILTSRLIDRAIRPLFPDDYHGDTQVMVQMISSDSKEQPDALACVAASAALLVSDIPFHEPVSEVRVARKDGEFIVNPSFADMADCDLDLMVAATSDSINMVEGEMKEVSEETMLEALKVAHDTIRALNAMQEDLRAQAGKEKRTYDTLEFNEELYNEIHEIIKDTISEVAHGAMSKELRSEKISAVKEKAVEALKEKYAEDEYFGARFGKYFKKIQKKIVRDTVVKESLRLDGRGLEEVRPIWSRVGYLPRSHGSSVFTRGETQALCTVTLGTKFDEQTIDTATFKGSKRFMLQYVFPGFSTGEVKPNRGPARREVGHGNLAERALKVMIPDDTDYTLRVVSSILESNGSSSMASVCGGTLALMDAGIPMTRPVSGIAMGLITTEDGFAVLSDILGDEDFLGDMDFKVTGTSEGLTACQMDIKIRGLSYEILEKALAQSKAGRMHILEEMLKTLPEPRKDLSPYAPRFFSMEIPHESFGMVIGPGGKIIQEIQKTTNTTINLEEGEGNVGTATISADNAEAITAAVQQIRKLIQVPTVGDVYDAKVKTITDYGAFVEFLPGKEGLLHISEISYERLKSMEGIFKVGDAVKIKLIGVDPKSGKFRLSHKALLPKPEGYEEREDRDRGRSGGGGRRGPRNNAR, via the coding sequence ATGAAAGAATTCAGAGCTTCAACTACACTCCCTGACGGGCGTGAAATATCCATTGATACAGGGGCATTGGCCAAACAAGCGGACGGCGCTGTGGTCCTGACGTGTGGAGAAACCATGTTGCTGGCCACCGTAGTCGCACGGAAGGAGATCAATCTGGAAGTGGACTTTTTGCCCTTGTCCGTGGATTACATGGAGAAGTTCGCAGCAGCCGGACGTTTCCCAGGCGGTTTCTTCAAGAGAGACGGTCGTATGGGAGAATCTGAGATCCTGACTTCCCGGTTGATCGACCGGGCGATCCGGCCGCTTTTCCCAGATGATTATCATGGGGACACGCAAGTGATGGTCCAAATGATTTCATCTGACTCCAAAGAGCAACCGGATGCATTGGCCTGTGTAGCCGCTTCCGCAGCCCTTTTGGTGTCTGACATTCCTTTTCACGAGCCTGTATCCGAAGTTCGGGTAGCACGCAAGGATGGCGAATTCATTGTCAACCCTTCCTTCGCTGATATGGCAGATTGCGACCTCGACCTGATGGTGGCAGCTACCAGCGATTCCATCAACATGGTAGAGGGTGAAATGAAGGAAGTCAGTGAGGAGACCATGCTCGAAGCATTGAAGGTCGCTCACGATACCATCCGCGCCCTCAACGCCATGCAGGAAGACCTCCGCGCACAGGCAGGCAAGGAAAAGCGTACCTACGACACGCTCGAATTCAACGAGGAGCTCTACAACGAGATCCACGAAATCATCAAAGACACCATCTCCGAAGTTGCACATGGTGCAATGTCTAAGGAGTTGCGCTCCGAGAAGATTTCCGCGGTCAAAGAAAAAGCCGTAGAAGCCCTCAAAGAAAAATATGCTGAGGATGAGTACTTCGGTGCTCGATTTGGCAAATACTTCAAGAAAATCCAGAAGAAGATTGTTCGCGACACGGTCGTCAAAGAATCTCTCCGACTGGATGGACGTGGCCTCGAAGAAGTTCGTCCGATCTGGAGCCGAGTGGGTTACCTCCCTCGCTCCCACGGATCTTCTGTCTTCACACGTGGGGAAACCCAAGCGCTTTGTACGGTTACTTTGGGTACCAAATTCGATGAGCAAACCATCGATACCGCTACCTTCAAAGGCTCCAAGCGCTTCATGCTTCAGTACGTCTTCCCAGGTTTCTCTACTGGTGAAGTAAAGCCTAACCGCGGTCCTGCTCGTCGGGAAGTCGGTCACGGCAACTTGGCTGAGCGTGCCCTCAAGGTCATGATCCCTGATGATACCGATTATACCCTCCGTGTAGTATCCAGCATCTTGGAATCCAATGGATCTTCTTCCATGGCTTCTGTTTGTGGTGGAACACTCGCGCTGATGGATGCCGGTATCCCAATGACCCGTCCTGTTTCCGGTATCGCAATGGGATTGATCACCACCGAAGATGGATTCGCGGTATTGTCCGACATCTTGGGCGATGAAGACTTCCTCGGCGATATGGACTTCAAAGTAACGGGTACTTCTGAAGGTTTGACTGCCTGCCAGATGGATATCAAAATCCGTGGGCTGTCTTACGAAATTCTGGAAAAAGCACTCGCTCAGTCCAAAGCTGGCCGTATGCACATCTTGGAGGAAATGCTTAAGACGCTCCCAGAGCCTCGCAAAGACCTTTCCCCTTACGCACCTCGATTCTTCTCCATGGAGATTCCTCACGAATCCTTTGGTATGGTAATCGGACCAGGTGGTAAGATCATCCAAGAGATCCAGAAAACGACCAACACGACCATCAACTTGGAAGAAGGCGAAGGAAACGTAGGTACTGCCACGATCTCCGCCGACAATGCAGAAGCGATCACCGCTGCTGTACAGCAGATTCGCAAGCTGATCCAAGTTCCTACCGTTGGAGACGTTTACGATGCCAAGGTGAAAACCATCACCGACTATGGTGCATTCGTAGAATTCCTCCCCGGCAAGGAAGGTCTGTTGCACATCTCAGAGATTTCCTACGAGCGCCTCAAAAGCATGGAAGGTATCTTTAAGGTGGGAGATGCTGTCAAAATCAAATTGATCGGCGTTGACCCCAAATCAGGTAAATTCCGCTTGAGCCACAAAGCACTCCTTCCTAAGCCTGAAGGCTACGAAGAGCGCGAAGATCGCGATCGAGGTCGCAGTGGTGGCGGTGGCCGCAGAGGCCCACGCAACAACGCTCGTTAA
- a CDS encoding mechanosensitive ion channel domain-containing protein, translating into MNLDKLFAFLKQEIALFENHTFTVQQIALIILIWIAVVVVNRFVQKRAEAGKFVLGFKLSGNSVSLYNKVVQWTIFLLGFYLTLLSLGDDGEKILNLSINLGDNTSIGLSNIMLGILILVAARFFLLYAKRAFVRWGESQKIPIEAGRSMAIYQIFQYLVYVLAVIIALANLHVKLDVLVASSAGLFVGVGLALQQTFSDFAAGVVILFDGTVKVGDMVILKQLQLQGRVKEIRLRSSIIETQDSVSVVVPNSKLTMDPVVNWNFNDKETRLRLNVGVAYGSDVQKVRSVMEACAAEHGLILKNPPPRVRFKDFGNSSLDFELIFWINRSSAFEDILSDLRFMIDGEFRRSDIEIPFPQRDLHIRSDFRYQTDNEPESMEKK; encoded by the coding sequence ATGAACCTCGACAAGCTATTTGCATTCCTCAAGCAGGAAATCGCCTTGTTTGAAAACCATACATTCACGGTTCAGCAAATCGCCTTGATTATCCTGATATGGATAGCGGTGGTGGTCGTTAATCGATTTGTCCAAAAGAGGGCCGAAGCGGGAAAGTTTGTCCTCGGCTTCAAGCTATCGGGCAATTCCGTGTCCTTATATAATAAGGTGGTCCAATGGACTATTTTCCTGCTGGGCTTCTACCTGACCTTACTTTCACTCGGTGATGACGGCGAGAAAATCCTCAATCTCTCCATCAATTTAGGAGACAATACCAGTATCGGCCTGTCCAACATCATGCTGGGCATCTTGATTCTGGTCGCTGCCAGATTCTTCCTGCTTTATGCCAAACGTGCATTTGTGAGATGGGGCGAAAGTCAGAAGATCCCCATCGAGGCAGGACGCAGCATGGCCATTTACCAGATCTTTCAATATCTCGTGTATGTGTTGGCCGTGATCATCGCCTTGGCCAATCTTCACGTGAAGCTAGATGTACTGGTAGCTTCTTCCGCGGGTCTTTTCGTGGGGGTGGGCTTGGCCTTGCAGCAGACCTTTTCTGATTTTGCCGCGGGTGTCGTGATTCTATTCGACGGCACAGTCAAAGTGGGCGACATGGTCATTCTCAAGCAATTGCAGCTACAGGGCAGAGTCAAGGAAATACGCCTTCGTTCGTCCATCATCGAGACCCAAGATTCCGTGTCCGTGGTGGTGCCCAATTCCAAACTGACGATGGACCCGGTGGTCAACTGGAACTTCAACGACAAGGAGACCCGATTACGTCTCAATGTGGGCGTTGCGTACGGCTCGGATGTGCAGAAGGTCCGGAGTGTGATGGAGGCTTGCGCGGCGGAACATGGGCTGATTCTCAAAAATCCACCTCCGCGTGTTCGATTTAAGGACTTTGGGAATTCCTCCTTGGATTTTGAGTTGATATTTTGGATCAATCGTTCTTCGGCATTCGAAGATATCTTGAGTGATCTGCGGTTTATGATCGATGGAGAATTTCGCCGGAGCGACATCGAAATTCCATTCCCTCAACGGGATTTACACATCCGTTCAGACTTCCGCTACCAGACTGACAATGAGCCCGAAAGCATGGAGAAAAAGTAA
- the rpsO gene encoding 30S ribosomal protein S15, translating into MYLYKELKEEIFEKHSNGKQATDTGSPEAQIALFTYRISHLTEHLKGNKKDAATRMGLQRLVGKRRRMLDYLKRKDIERYRAVIKELGIRK; encoded by the coding sequence ATGTATCTATACAAGGAACTGAAAGAGGAGATCTTCGAAAAGCACTCCAACGGTAAGCAGGCAACTGATACCGGATCTCCAGAGGCGCAGATTGCATTGTTCACTTACCGAATCAGCCACTTGACTGAACACTTGAAAGGGAACAAAAAAGACGCAGCTACTCGTATGGGCCTCCAGCGTTTGGTAGGTAAGCGTCGTAGAATGCTTGATTACCTCAAGCGCAAGGATATCGAGCGTTATCGCGCAGTCATCAAGGAGCTTGGAATTCGGAAATAA
- a CDS encoding GDP-mannose 4,6-dehydratase, with protein MNIFITGGAGFIGSNLADYFLNQGHQVKVLDNLSTGRIENLQGLMNHPSFEFVKETVTHRETMDDLIQWCDHCYHMAAPVGVKYIMENPIKTILDNVRGVDIVLDLVNQYKKRVLIASTSEIYGKSLDLLDPTGQAKLKETDYRVEGSTTNHRWAYANTKAMDEFLAFAYMKEHGTEVVLSRFFNTVGPRQLSNYGMVIPNFVKRALAGEDVVVFGTGEQRRSFMHVNDAVRAITNLMLTGKGLGEAFNVGNPFEITMNELAQKVVEKTGSSSKIVHVSYEEVYGDGYEDMNRRTADITKLRETLDFELEYDLDGILDDVISFHKEKVGI; from the coding sequence ATGAACATCTTCATTACAGGAGGGGCTGGCTTTATCGGTTCAAATCTGGCTGACTATTTTCTGAACCAAGGCCACCAAGTAAAGGTACTGGACAACCTGTCTACCGGTCGAATTGAGAACCTCCAAGGGTTGATGAATCATCCTTCTTTCGAATTCGTGAAGGAAACCGTCACCCACAGAGAGACCATGGACGACTTGATCCAATGGTGCGACCACTGCTACCACATGGCTGCACCCGTAGGCGTCAAGTACATCATGGAAAACCCCATCAAGACCATTCTGGACAATGTAAGGGGCGTGGACATCGTCTTGGATCTCGTCAATCAGTACAAAAAGCGCGTCTTGATCGCGTCCACTTCCGAGATCTACGGCAAAAGCCTCGACCTGCTTGATCCCACTGGCCAAGCGAAACTCAAGGAGACCGACTATCGGGTAGAAGGCTCCACCACCAACCACCGCTGGGCTTATGCCAATACCAAGGCGATGGATGAGTTCCTCGCTTTTGCCTATATGAAGGAACACGGGACGGAAGTCGTGCTTTCCAGATTCTTCAATACCGTTGGACCTCGTCAGTTGTCCAACTACGGAATGGTGATTCCCAACTTTGTCAAGCGTGCACTCGCTGGCGAAGATGTCGTCGTGTTTGGTACAGGTGAACAGCGTCGCTCATTCATGCACGTCAATGATGCCGTACGAGCCATCACTAACCTGATGCTGACCGGCAAAGGACTGGGAGAGGCATTCAACGTCGGGAACCCATTTGAGATCACCATGAATGAGCTTGCTCAGAAGGTGGTTGAGAAGACAGGAAGTTCCTCCAAAATCGTACACGTTTCCTACGAGGAAGTGTATGGAGACGGCTACGAAGACATGAACCGCCGAACAGCCGACATCACCAAGCTCCGCGAAACCTTGGATTTCGAGTTGGAATACGACCTCGACGGAATTCTCGACGACGTCATCTCCTTCCACAAGGAAAAAGTAGGAATCTAG